GGATATTTTTTAGACCATGCTCAAAAAAGAGTGATCTATAAAGAAGATCCTTTTTTAAAAAACTATTCTAAAGACGCTATTGTTTTAGAAAAAAAAGACATTCGCAATATTCAATACATTTTAAAAGACGGCGAGCCTCACACTTCATTTGAATTGAAAGATTTGGGGGCTTTTTTGGTGTGGGGGTTAGGCGAACATAACGCCACGAATGCGAGTTTGGCGATTTTAAGTGCTTTAGATGAATTGAATTTAGAAGAAATTAGAAATAATTTATTGAATTTCAAAGGCATTAAAAAACGCTTTGATATTTTGCAAAAAAACGCGCTCGTCCTCATTGATGATTACGCCCACCACCCCACTGAAATCAGCGCCACTTTAAAAAGCGCTAGGATTTATGCTAACTTATTGAACACGCAAGAAAAGATTGTAGTGATCTGGCAAGCGCACAAATATTCTCGCTTAATGGATAATTTAGAAGAGTTTAAAAAATGTTTTTTAGAGCATTGCGACAGGTTGATCATTTTACCCGTTTATAGCGCGAGTGAAGTTAAAAAAGACATTGATTTGAAAGCCCATTTTAAGCATTATAACCCCACCTTTATAGACAGGGTGCGTAAAAAGGGGGATTTTTTAGAGCTATTAGTCAATGATAATGTAATAGAAACGATCAAAAAAGGCTTTGTGATAGGCTTTGGAGCGGGGGATATTACCTATCAATTGAGAGGCGAAATGTAATGGGCGTAGCGGTTGTTTTATTTTTAACGCTAGTTTTATTGTTTTTGGTTTTAAGGGATTTTGGTTTAGCAAGCCCTAAACAAAAACTTGTAGCTTTTTTAATCGTAGGGATTATAGGAGCAAGCATAAGCGTTTATACTTATAAACAAAACCAACAAAACCAACAAGAAATCGCTTTGCAAAGAGCGTTTTTAAGGGGGGAAACCTTGTTGTGTAAAGGCATTAAAGTGGATAACCAAACCTTTAATTTAGTGAGCGGGACTTTGAGCTTTTTAGGTAAAAAACAAACCCCTATGAAAGATGTTCTTGTGGATTTGGATTCTTGTCAGACGCTTCAAAAAGATCCCTTAATCCAACCCTAATGATGAATAATAATACCCCACCCAAACCACTAGAAGAAAGCCTGGATTTAAAAGAGTTTATCGCTCTTTTTAAAACCTTTTTTGCAAAAGAAAGAGATTCTATTGTTTTAGAAAGCGATCTCAAACAGGCTTTCACTTATTTAAACGAAGTGGATGCGATCGGTTTGATCGCCCCTAAAAGCGTGAAAGAAAGCGATCTTATTGTCATTAAACTCACTAAATTAGGAACGCTCCATTTAGATGAAATCCATGAGATTGTCAAACGATTGCACTACATTGTCATTTTACAAAACACTTTTAAAACTTTCACGCATTTAAAATTTCATGAACGCCTTAACGCTATTGTCCTGCCCCCATTTTTTAATGATCTCATCGCTTTATTTGATGATGAAGGAAAAATCAAACAAGGGGCTAACGCTACCCTAGACGCTTTGAATGAAAGTTTGAACCGCCTTAAAAAAGAGAGCGTAAAAATCATTCGCCATTACGCGCGCTCTAAAGAGCTTGCCCCTTATTTAGTGGATACGCAAAGCCACCTTAAACATGGTTATGAATGTCTTTTATTGAAAAGCGGGTTTTCTAGTGCGATTAAAGGCGTTGTGCTAGAAAGGAGCGCTAATGGCTATTTCTATCTTTTGCCTGAAAGCGCGCAAAAAATCGCACAAAAAATCGCGCAAATTGATAATGAAATAGATTACTGTATTGTTGAAATGTGTCAAACTCTAAGCCATAGCTTGCAAAAACACCTTTTATTTTTAAAATTCCTTTTTAAAGAATTTGATTTTTTAGACAGCTTGCAAGCGCGGCTTAATTTCGCTAAAGCCTACAATTTAGAATTTGTCATGCCAAGCTTTTCTCAAAAAAAAATGATTTTAGAAGACTTTTCGCACCCCATTTTAAAAGAGCCAAAGCCCTTAAATTTGAAATTTGAAAAATCAATGCTCGCTGTTACCGGCGTGAATGCGGGCGGGAAAACCATGCTCTTAAAATCGCTTTTAAGCGCGGCTTTTTTAAGCAAGCACCTCATTCCTATGAAAATCAACGCTCATCATTCCATTATCCCCTATTTTAAAGAAATCCACGCCATTATTAATGACCCTCAAAACAGCGCGAACAATATCTCTACTTTTGCAGGCAGAATGAAGCAATTTAGCGCTCTTTTACCCAAAGAAAACATGCTGTTAGGCGTTGATGAAATTGAGTTAGGGACTGACGCTGATGAAGCGAGCAGCTTGTATAAAACCCTGCTAGAAAAATTGCTTAAACAAAACAACCAAATCATTATCACCACGCACCACAAACGCCTGAGCGTGTTAATGGCAGAAAACAAGGAAGTGGAATTACTAGCCGCTCTTTATGATGAAGAAAAAGAACGGCCCACTTACACTTTTTTAAAAGGGGTTATTGGCAAAAGCTATGCGTTTGAAACCGCTTTGCGCTATGGCGTGCCGCATTTTTTGATTGAAAAAGCGAAAGCTTTCTATGGCGAAGACAAAGAAAAATTGAATGTTTTGATTGAAAATTCCAGCGCGTTAGAAAGGGAATTGAAGCAAAAAAATGAAAATTTAGAGAACGCTTTAAAAGAGCAAGAAGATTTAAAAAACGCATGGCTTTTAGAAAGGGAAAAACAAAAAGAAATCTTTCACAATAAAAAATTGGAATTGGAAAAATCCTACCAACAAGCCCTAAATATCTTAAAAAGCGAAGTCGCTTCAAAAGACACCAGCTCCATGCATAAAGAAATCCATAAAGCGAGCGAAATTTTAAACAAGCATAAAACAAGCCAGGAGATCCCACAAACGATAACGAGCTTTCAAACTAATGAAAAAGTGCGCTATAAAAATGAAAGCGTGCTGATTGTGCAAATTTTAGACAAGGGCTATTATTGGATAGAAACTGAGCTTGGCATGCGTTTGAAAGCGCATGGGAGTTTGTTGAAAAAAATCCAAAAACCCCCTAAAAACAAATTCAAACCCCCTAAAACAATCATTCCTAAACCCCAAAAAGCGAGCTTGCACCTTGATTTAAGAGGACAACGCAGCGAAGAAGCCCTGGATTTACTAGACGCTTTTTTAAACGACGCGCTTTTAGGGGGTTTTGAAGAAGTGCTTATTTGCCATGGCAAGGGGAGCGGGATTTTAGAAAAGTTTGTGAAAGAATTTTTAAAAAACCACCCTAAAGTGGTAAGCTTTAGCGACGCTCCCATTAATTTAGGCGGTAGTGGGGTTAAAATCGTTAAATTGTAGTTTTTGGTGCTTTTTTATGGGGAATCAATACAAAAATCCGCTTTAAACTATAAAGCCATTTCACACCAACACCCAATGAGAACAAAGCCTTTTTAAAAGAGAGCGTTAAAAAGGGTTTTTAAGCTTCATTGAGCCAAAACCCTTAAAAATCTTTAGCCTTGATAGGCTTTTAT
This region of Helicobacter pylori genomic DNA includes:
- the murC gene encoding UDP-N-acetylmuramate--L-alanine ligase yields the protein MLETPKVLLKNLQDCKIHFIGIGGIGISGLAKYLKAQGATISGSDIAISPSVKYLKALGVEINIPHDPKAIDNQDVIIHSAIIKEDNTEIQRAKELEIPILSRKDALYSILKDKRVFSVCGAHGKSSITAMLSAIFPFFGAIIGAHSKEFNSNVRESANMSLVFEADESDSSFLFSNPYAAIVPNTEPEHLEHYGHDLERFFSAYGYFLDHAQKRVIYKEDPFLKNYSKDAIVLEKKDIRNIQYILKDGEPHTSFELKDLGAFLVWGLGEHNATNASLAILSALDELNLEEIRNNLLNFKGIKKRFDILQKNALVLIDDYAHHPTEISATLKSARIYANLLNTQEKIVVIWQAHKYSRLMDNLEEFKKCFLEHCDRLIILPVYSASEVKKDIDLKAHFKHYNPTFIDRVRKKGDFLELLVNDNVIETIKKGFVIGFGAGDITYQLRGEM
- a CDS encoding endonuclease MutS2; translated protein: MMNNNTPPKPLEESLDLKEFIALFKTFFAKERDSIVLESDLKQAFTYLNEVDAIGLIAPKSVKESDLIVIKLTKLGTLHLDEIHEIVKRLHYIVILQNTFKTFTHLKFHERLNAIVLPPFFNDLIALFDDEGKIKQGANATLDALNESLNRLKKESVKIIRHYARSKELAPYLVDTQSHLKHGYECLLLKSGFSSAIKGVVLERSANGYFYLLPESAQKIAQKIAQIDNEIDYCIVEMCQTLSHSLQKHLLFLKFLFKEFDFLDSLQARLNFAKAYNLEFVMPSFSQKKMILEDFSHPILKEPKPLNLKFEKSMLAVTGVNAGGKTMLLKSLLSAAFLSKHLIPMKINAHHSIIPYFKEIHAIINDPQNSANNISTFAGRMKQFSALLPKENMLLGVDEIELGTDADEASSLYKTLLEKLLKQNNQIIITTHHKRLSVLMAENKEVELLAALYDEEKERPTYTFLKGVIGKSYAFETALRYGVPHFLIEKAKAFYGEDKEKLNVLIENSSALERELKQKNENLENALKEQEDLKNAWLLEREKQKEIFHNKKLELEKSYQQALNILKSEVASKDTSSMHKEIHKASEILNKHKTSQEIPQTITSFQTNEKVRYKNESVLIVQILDKGYYWIETELGMRLKAHGSLLKKIQKPPKNKFKPPKTIIPKPQKASLHLDLRGQRSEEALDLLDAFLNDALLGGFEEVLICHGKGSGILEKFVKEFLKNHPKVVSFSDAPINLGGSGVKIVKL